In Parasegetibacter sp. NRK P23, a single genomic region encodes these proteins:
- a CDS encoding TonB-dependent receptor: MKKNETRKKYHQLKLLREKTIAFTLLLGLLLFTGTAVFAQNTVRGKVTNPDGEPIIGASVIVKGTSVGTNTGEDGSFSITAAKGAVLVISSINYTVKEVTVGDETTINIQLARSESDLGEVVVVGYGTQRKEAVTGSVASIGGEKLREVPAPNISQALQGRLAGVEISQTSTRPGATMQIRIRGTRSLTADNNPLIVLDGIPFLGSLADINPNDIKSLDVLKDASATAIYGSRGANGVILITTDKGAKNRGARINYSSYVGTQEVFAKYPMMDGPKLAKLRADAGNLYQNGPDEANDINTDWQDLFYQTGIVTDHNISLSGGTTTGNYNFGGGYYLNQGVIPTQQYKRYTLRGALDQEVGKHFKFGLTTNSNYNVSEGNQVGLYSTLSMSPLSTPFNADGTTKRSIRMIADNQFVYTKDVIESLRDSSQWLDETRGVASYNALYGEVKAPFLTGLKYRANLGLDFIQINNGNYTGPGVGDALNPTTASAASVDNRTTYHWTLENLLSFDRTFGGKHTINAVALYSVEQFRNTRSNMAARDILANEFQFYNLGQAAGQITVNPDNQNYTLWGLKSAMGRVMYSYDNRYMISATLRSDGSSRLAPGNKWYTYPAVSVGWNITNESFMQNISAITNLKLRAGFGKTSNQAVDPYSTLGRLTTRPYNFGPTNYSTGLFVSRLPTAELGWEFSKTWNVGIDFSLLRNRLSGTVEYYVTNTEDVLLDLDLPPTSGVPLVASNIGTTQNKGFELALNGTIIDNLNGWSWDMGANFYVNNNKLTSLASGLQRNEGNWWFVGYNINAIFDYEKTGLWQKDDPYLSILEPGGNVGMIKVKYTGDYDANGAPVRAIGPADRQVLNVDPDFQGGFNTRVSYKGFDLGIVGIFRSGGILFSTLHGSNGYLNLLTGRRNNIDIDYWSESNTGAKYPKPGGIIAGDNPKYGSTLSYFDGSFLKIRTMTLGYDFNQSLLKNAGARLRMYFTAQNPFVMFSPFHKESGLDPETNSLGNENAAVNLSQNLRRILTVGFNTPSTRNYILGVNLTF, translated from the coding sequence ATGAAAAAAAATGAAACCCGGAAAAAGTATCATCAACTCAAGCTTTTACGGGAAAAAACAATTGCTTTTACTTTATTACTTGGGCTCCTTTTATTTACCGGAACGGCGGTATTCGCTCAGAATACTGTTCGCGGAAAGGTGACGAACCCAGACGGGGAGCCAATAATTGGCGCTTCCGTGATTGTAAAGGGTACATCGGTGGGCACAAACACCGGGGAAGACGGCAGCTTTTCCATCACGGCCGCCAAAGGAGCGGTGTTGGTGATTTCCAGCATTAATTATACCGTAAAGGAAGTTACCGTAGGAGATGAAACTACCATCAATATTCAACTTGCAAGATCAGAAAGTGACCTTGGAGAAGTAGTTGTTGTAGGGTATGGCACACAAAGGAAGGAAGCGGTGACCGGCTCCGTTGCCTCCATAGGTGGCGAAAAATTAAGAGAAGTGCCCGCACCTAACATTTCACAGGCTTTGCAAGGCCGCCTGGCCGGAGTGGAGATATCTCAAACATCCACCAGACCAGGTGCCACAATGCAGATCCGTATACGCGGAACACGTTCACTTACCGCAGACAACAATCCATTAATTGTACTGGATGGTATTCCATTTTTGGGCTCACTGGCCGATATCAACCCCAATGATATCAAAAGTTTAGACGTACTGAAAGATGCTTCCGCCACAGCAATCTATGGTTCACGCGGCGCCAATGGTGTGATATTGATTACAACAGATAAAGGCGCGAAGAACCGTGGTGCACGCATCAACTACAGCAGCTATGTGGGCACGCAGGAAGTGTTCGCCAAATACCCAATGATGGACGGCCCAAAATTAGCCAAGCTACGCGCTGATGCTGGCAATCTGTATCAAAATGGTCCGGATGAAGCGAATGACATCAATACCGACTGGCAGGATTTATTCTACCAAACTGGCATCGTAACGGACCACAACATCAGCCTTTCGGGGGGGACCACAACGGGCAATTACAATTTTGGTGGCGGGTATTACCTTAACCAGGGCGTGATCCCAACACAGCAATACAAAAGATACACATTGAGAGGCGCCCTGGACCAGGAAGTGGGCAAACACTTTAAGTTTGGATTAACCACCAACAGCAATTATAATGTTAGTGAGGGTAATCAGGTGGGACTTTATAGTACATTAAGTATGTCTCCGCTAAGTACTCCATTTAATGCCGATGGTACCACCAAAAGAAGTATCCGCATGATCGCTGATAATCAGTTCGTATATACCAAAGATGTGATTGAGAGTTTACGTGACAGTAGCCAGTGGTTAGATGAAACACGCGGGGTCGCTTCTTACAACGCATTGTACGGAGAAGTAAAAGCCCCTTTTTTAACGGGCCTTAAATACAGGGCAAATCTCGGACTTGATTTTATTCAAATTAATAATGGTAACTATACTGGTCCTGGAGTTGGCGATGCACTTAACCCGACCACCGCATCTGCTGCATCAGTAGACAACAGGACCACTTACCACTGGACCCTGGAAAACCTGCTGAGCTTTGACCGCACATTCGGAGGAAAGCATACAATAAATGCTGTGGCGCTCTATTCCGTGGAACAATTTAGAAATACCCGTTCCAATATGGCCGCAAGGGATATTCTCGCAAATGAATTTCAGTTTTACAACCTGGGACAAGCAGCGGGCCAAATTACCGTCAACCCGGATAACCAGAATTATACATTGTGGGGGCTGAAGTCTGCCATGGGAAGGGTGATGTACTCCTATGATAATAGGTATATGATCTCCGCCACGCTTCGTTCAGATGGTTCTTCCAGGCTGGCGCCAGGAAATAAATGGTACACTTATCCCGCCGTATCTGTGGGCTGGAATATTACCAATGAATCATTTATGCAGAATATAAGTGCTATTACAAACCTCAAACTTCGCGCGGGATTTGGTAAAACTTCCAATCAGGCCGTGGATCCCTATTCAACGCTGGGCAGGTTAACAACCCGGCCTTATAATTTTGGCCCTACAAATTATAGTACAGGACTCTTCGTTTCACGGCTGCCTACCGCTGAGCTTGGCTGGGAGTTTTCCAAAACATGGAACGTTGGCATTGACTTTTCCCTCCTCAGAAACAGGCTCTCGGGTACTGTAGAATACTATGTTACCAATACCGAGGATGTTTTGCTTGATCTCGACCTTCCGCCAACGAGTGGCGTACCGCTTGTCGCCAGTAATATCGGCACCACTCAAAACAAAGGCTTTGAATTGGCGCTAAACGGAACCATTATTGATAACTTGAATGGCTGGAGCTGGGATATGGGGGCCAACTTTTACGTAAACAACAATAAACTTACTTCTCTGGCCTCAGGCTTACAAAGAAATGAAGGCAACTGGTGGTTCGTAGGCTACAACATCAACGCGATCTTTGATTATGAAAAAACAGGCCTGTGGCAAAAAGATGATCCTTACCTGAGTATACTTGAGCCGGGAGGAAACGTAGGGATGATTAAAGTGAAGTACACCGGTGATTACGATGCCAATGGTGCACCGGTACGCGCAATCGGACCAGCCGACAGGCAGGTATTGAATGTTGACCCGGATTTCCAGGGTGGCTTTAATACCCGTGTATCTTACAAAGGGTTCGACCTTGGCATCGTGGGCATCTTCCGAAGCGGTGGTATTCTCTTCAGTACATTACATGGTTCCAACGGTTACCTTAACCTGCTTACGGGAAGAAGGAATAATATTGACATAGATTATTGGAGTGAGAGCAATACAGGTGCCAAATACCCGAAACCCGGCGGAATCATCGCCGGTGATAACCCCAAGTATGGCAGTACATTGAGTTATTTCGATGGCTCTTTCCTGAAGATCAGGACCATGACATTGGGTTATGATTTCAACCAAAGCCTGCTCAAAAATGCCGGTGCCAGGTTGCGCATGTATTTCACAGCTCAGAATCCATTTGTAATGTTCTCTCCGTTCCACAAAGAGTCCGGGCTGGATCCGGAAACCAATTCTTTGGGTAATGAGAATGCCGCGGTTAACCTCAGCCAAAACTTGAGGCGCATCCTCACCGTAGGGTTCAATACCCCTTCCACACGCAACTATATTCTGGGTGTTAACCTGACATTTTAA